In Halichondria panicea chromosome 9, odHalPani1.1, whole genome shotgun sequence, a genomic segment contains:
- the LOC135340778 gene encoding ubiquitin carboxyl-terminal hydrolase 10-like, protein MEKVSFGDFSVQEVSNLYTQGTNQLEFVWQKSPFSLQANESNHLKSPATLNATPDKYLLGGMSPNIPPNPPTTPVEGSEEDRRARLNINALPFVPGNVSIIVPPKTSPTSQNTASRKLYLGTCETKTADQNSNTEEQFGSTSDDLLANSMDVGSSEPKIMSGSINSLYISQPPSVLSTTGSTPPPTSTVDPRTPTLAERESDLFYTPTPTPPHTTPPHTTLPRTSTSDLTATQSTTGTTPTSVWGNQTKSWASIVGKQQPTPTPAGLSQSSKVNTGVPAPEVTEKVVNEQSQHKQLRELADQLSRWRLSHQTVSIAPRGLINQASWCYMHAPLQALLACPGFFNLFTTLTNSFPALSRDPSPHPIADTMIQFLQQFKPCPPKTTPQVPQPDPKAKKKKIVQKDFPHDDPFRPDCVYDMLHKIKSNLSFKGRQEDAEEFLGCLLDGLHEELVSALRARLTRVEPTPTHSEAVSSTSVSGAGDSSEGVGVGVESVEWEQVGPKNKSAITRQTSFSESPITEIFGGELRSSVHRQRAKESATLQPFFSLQLDIQSEEVWTVKDALEALSARETVHMLESEAHKRLTLARLPPVLVLHLKRFVFDKTGGSQKLSKQVLYSTDMELNKDLLSPSIRNKLSVSQRSYRLWAVVYHHGKTAAGGHYTADVLHPACGGWVRADDSILKVVPEEFVLKPASSHANKVAYILFYRRLDTIRT, encoded by the exons ATggag AAGGTTTCGTTTGGTGATTTCTCAGTGCAAGAGGTCAGTAACCTTTACACCCAGGGAACTAATCAACTAGAG TTTGTCTGGCAAAAATCTCCTTTCTCCTTGCAAGCAA ATGAGTCTAATCACTTGAAATCGCCTGCCACTCTCAATGCTACCCCTGACAAATATCTCCTGGGGGGCATGTCTCCGAACATCCCCCCAAACCCCCCCACCACCCCCGTGGAGGGGTCAGAAGAGGACAGACGTGCCAGACTCAATATAAACGCTCTACCATTCGTACCTGGAAATGTTTCCATTATCGTACCTCCTAAAACGAGTCCCACATCACAAAACACTGCATCCAGAAAACTCTACCTCGGCACTTGTGAGACTAAAACAGCTGATCAAAATTCAAATACTGAAGAACAATTTGGCAGCACGAGTGATGATCTACTTGCCAACAGTATGGATGTAGGATCTTCTGAACCAAAAATAATGTCTGGTAGTATAAACTCACTATATATTTCTCAACCTCCTTCTGTTCTATCGACTACTGGTAGCACGCCTCCTCCTACAAGCACTGTGGACCCACGAACTCCCACACTGGCAGAAAGAGAATCTGATCTTTTctacacccccacacccacacctccTCACACTACGCCCCCTCACACCACACTCCCTCGCACAAGCACATCAGATTTGACAGCTACTCAATCAACGACAGGGACCACCCCCACTAGCGTTTGGGGCAATCAGACAAAATCTTGGGCCTCAATAGTTGGCAAACAGCAACCCACTCCAACTCCAGCTGGCCTGTCAcagagttcaaaggtcaataCAGGCGTACCTGCTCCCGAGGTGACTGAAAAGGTCGTGAATGAACAATCTCAGCACAAACAACTACGAGAGTTAGCAG accAGTTGTCTCGCTGGAGGCTGAGTCACCAGACTGTTAGTATTGCCCCGAGGGGACTCATCAACCAGGCCAGCTGGTGCTACATGCACGCT CCATTGCAAGCCTTGCTAGCGTGTCCCGGGTTCTTTAATCTCTTCACAACACTCACCAACTCCTTCCCGGCTCTGTCACGTGACCCCTCCCCTCATCCCATCGCTGACACCAT GATCCAGTTCTTGCAACAGTTCAAACCTTGCCCTCCGAAGACTACTCCTCAAG TCCCGCAACCAGACCCCAAggcaaaaaagaaaaagatTGTTCAGAAAGACTTTCCCCATGACGACCCATTTAGACCAGACTGTGTCTACGATATGCTACACAAGATCAAATCAAATCTCTCCTTCAAA GGTCGTCAAGAGGATGCGGAGGAGTTCCTAGGCTGTTTATTGGACGGACTTCACGAGGAGTTAGTGTCAGCACTGAGAGCACGCCTCACGAGGGTGGAgcccacacccactcacagtgAAG CCGTCTCTTCCACGTCAGTGAGTGGTGCTGGTGACTCTAGTGAGGGAGTGGGCGTAGGTGTGGagagtgtggagtgggagcAGGTGGGGCCCAAGAACAAGTCAGCCATCACAAGACAA accagTTTTTCAGAGTCCCCTATCACAGAGATATTTGGAGGAGAGCTTCGTTCCTCTGTGCATCGACAGAGAGCTAAGGAGTCTGCCACACTGCAGCCGTTCTTCTCATTACAGCTCGACATTCAG tCTGAAGAGGTGTGGACGGTGAAGGATGCGCTTGAAGCTCTGTCTGCCAGAGAAACTGTACATATGTTAGAG TCCGAGGCCCACAAGCGACTGACGTTGGCCCGCCTCCCTCCAGTTCTCGTGCTTCATCTCAAGAGGTTCGTGTTTGACAAAACGGGAGGATCTCAGAAACTGTCCAAACAAGTCCTCTACTCCACTGATATGGAGCTCAACAAAG atctcCTCTCTCCCTCCATTCGCAACAAGCTCTCTGTGTCTCAACGATCGTATCGCCTCTGGGCAG